The Pandoraea vervacti DNA window CCATTCACTCGCCGGCTTCGTCCGCCGCTTCCGTGAATACGTCGCGCAGTTGCGCCATGGCGTCTCGCATTACGCCCCGGTCCAAAGCACCCGAGCGTCTGACCAATCGCCTCCGATCAAGCGACTTGAGATGACTTAGCTGCATCGCACCCGGGCGCCCCGCGAACATGGTCGGAACGCTATATCGGGACGCCATGGACGACGTGAGCGGCACCACGATCACCGTCTGCAAGCCCTTATGCATTGCCGATGGCGAAACGATCACACATGGCCGCGTTTTCTTGATTTCGCTCCCGACTGCCGGGTCGAACGACGCAACCCAAACCTCGCCTCGCCTCACCACAGCCACGCCTCCTCCTCAACGTCGTCCACGCTGTTCCACAGCGCGATATCCTCCTCCTTGTCCATGTCCCACCACTCGATGGCGACCGCATCGTGACTGGCGTCGACCATCGAATACACCGCTGTTCCTTCGTCCATCCTGCACTCCAAATCGTCACCCCGCTCTCCCTCTTCCGTGGATTCCGAGATATCGTCGCAGCGCGACACATCGAAGTAAACAGACACCAAAGCTTTCCGGACTTTTCCTGAAGCGCCAAATCAGCGCTCAATCAGCGCTCAATCGCGCCCGTGTCAGGCCGCAAGCTGCCCATGCCATCGCATCAGATCGGCGCCAGCAGGGGTCTGGTACATGCGCAGACCGAACTCCGGCAGGATCGCCAGCAGATGGTCGAACACATCGCCCTGCACGCGCTCATACTCGGCCCACACGATCGTGTTGGTGAAGCAGTAAAGCTCCACCGGGATACCGGTAGCGGACGGCTGCAGCGAACGCACCATGCACGTCATGCCGTCATGAATGTTCGGATGCGCCGTCAGATACGCCAATGCATAGGCGCGAAACGTACCGATGTTCGTCAGGCGGCGCGTATTCGCGGGCACGCCCGCCGCAATGCCCAACGCGGCATTCGCATCCGCCAGCGAGCGTTGTTTCTCCGACAGGTATTCGCCCAGCAAATGCAGCTTCGACAGACGCGCGATCTCCGCCTCGTCCAGAAAGCCGACGCTGCCAGCGTCGATGCATAGCGTGCGTTTGATGCGACGCCCGCCCGACTGCTGCATCCCGCGCCAGTTGCGAAAACTCTCCGAAATCAGACGCCATGTCGGAATCGTGGTGATCGTCTTGTCCCAGTTCTGCACTTTGACCGTGTGCAACGCGATATCCACCACGTCGCCATCGGCGCCCACCTGCGGCATCTCGATCCAGTCGCCCACGCGCAGCATGTCGTTGGAGGTCAGTTGCACGCTTGCAACGAACGACATGATCGTGTCCTTGAACACCAGCAACAGCACCGCAGACATCGCGCCCAACCCCGAGAGCAGCAGCCATGGTGACCGGTCGATGATCGTTGCGACGATGGCGATCGCCGCCACTACGTACAGCGCGATCTTGCCCAGTTGAACGTATCCCTTGATCGAACGGGTACGTGCGTGCTCCGACATCGCGTAGACGGTCTGCGCGGCGTCCAGAATGCCCGCGATGGCGAGCGTGGCGTAAAGCAATGTCGTGGCAAGCGCAACATTGCCGACGACGAGCGCCGCCTTCGCCGGCAAGTCCGGCACCAGATCGATACCGAACTGCACAACCAGATACGGCAGGACGCGCGCGGCACGCTGGAACACGCGATGCGCGAGCAACGCATCGTCCCAGCGATTCGCCGTGCGCTGCACCACGATGCGCACCACACGCACGATCACCAACTGCGCAGCGGCCTGCACCACGACCGCCGCGACAACCAGCGTCGCCAGCGACACGGCCATGCGCGCCCAGGGCGCATGGCCAAACCACGTCATTACCGCTTCCCACGTCATCCCGCCACTCCTTGATTCATCGACATCAACGATTTCACCGACTCCCCTACCCGCGGCGCCTCCCACCGTACGCGGCCAATGCACGGTCGGACACAAACGACAATGCCGGAAAGCGCATGCCGAACGCAAAAATGACGGCCGCGAGGGGCCGTCATTCTTTGATCCGATGCGCAGCGGTCGTTCCGCGCACGCATCGAAACTCACGCGGCATCATGCCATTTCAAATGCCGTCACCATGGCTCAGGCATCCGGTATCCCCCGACGCACCGATCGCGCGCATCGCCTGCATCGCCTATAGCGACGCCCCGAACGGCACGCTGGCCACCACGCTCGGCGCGCCCGGCAATGACGGCGCAATGATCGTGCCGCCGCCGTTGCCGCGCGACTTGCCCGAACTCAGATAGTCGGCGATGGAATCCTGCGTGACTTCGCCGAGATACTGATTGTCATCTCCGAGCACCGGCAGCGATGCCAGGTTGTGCTCATACATGCGCGAGAGCAGCACGCGCAGGTTGTCACCCGCCACCGCCGAGGCCTTGAAGTCTCGCACCCGCTCGCCGCACGTCCCGTGTGCGTGACGCGTATCGCGCCGAGCAATGTAACCGAGCGCACGGGCATTTTCATCCACGACCACGAGCGAGCGCGTATCGAGTTCGTCCATCAACCCATACGCCTCGGCCAGTGTGGTCTGCGGTTTGACGGTCGGTTGCGGGGTGGCCGCGTCCTCGGCGCGCACCAGCAGCAGACGTTTGAGAATTCGGTCATGTCCCACGAAGCTCGCCACGAATTCGTCGACCGGGCGGGCCAGCAGTGCGTCCGGCTGGGCGTACTGCACCAGACTGCCCTGACGGAAGATCGCGATGCGATCCGCCAGCTTGATCGCCTCGTCGATATCGTGGCTGACCATGATGACGGTCTTGCCCAACTGGCGTTGCATCTGCAAAAACTCGTTCTGGATCGATTCGCGGTTGATCGGGTCGACGGCGCCAAATGGCTCGTCCATGAGCAATACCGGCGGATCGGCGGCAAGCGCACGAATCACGCCGATACGCTGCTGCTGGCCCCCTGAGAGCTCACGCGGATAACGCGAGAGATAGCGCTTCGGATCGAGCGCGACCATCCCCATTAGTTCGGTAGCGCGTTCCCGGCAGCGCTTTTTGTCCCAACCAAGCAGGCGCGGCACCACTGTGATGTTTTCCTCGATGGTCATGTTCGGGAACAGGCCGATCTGCTGGATCACATAACCGATATGACGACGCAGCTCGATCTCGTTGATGTTGCCGGTGTCCTGACCGTTGAGCAAAATGTGTCCGGACGTCGGTTTGATCAGTCGGTTGATCATCTTGAGCGTGGTCGTCTTGCCGCAGCCCGACGGACCGAGGAAGACGCAGATTTCGCCCGGCGGCACCTCGAGGCTGACCGAGTTCACGGCGGTGACGCGCGTGCCGTCCTTCTGAACGAAGCTTTTGGTGAGATTTTCGAGTTTGATCATACGGTTCGGATTCCTTTCGGTGTCAGCACACGCTGAAGGCGGTGCAACAGGGTGTCGGCAACGATGGCGAGCAAGCTCACCATGACCGCACCCACGACAAGCTGACGGGTATCGCTCTGGCTGATCCCCTGGGTGATCAGCACCCCGAGACCGCCCGCCCCGACGATGGCGCCAATGGCCATCACGCCAATATTCATCACAACGGCAGTGCGCACGCCGCCGAGCACCACGGGCACGGCCAGCGGCAACTCCACGAGGCGCAGACGCTGCCAGAACGTCATGCCGATGCCGATCCCGGCTTCACGAATGCTCGGGTCGATCTGTCGCAATGCGAGGCTCGTGTTGCGCATGATCGGCAGCAGCGAGTACAGGAAGACGGCGGCCACCGCCGGCGCGGGGCCGATGCCCATGCCATAGACGGACAGGGCCGGGATCATCAGGCCGAACAGGGCAATCGACGGGATCGTGAGCACGACGGTCGCCAACCCCAGCACGGCGCCGGACAACCAGCGAAAACGCGTGACCAGCACGCCCAGCGGCACACCGACCACGATGGCCGCCCCGACCGAAGCGGCCACCAGCCACGCATGCTGACCGGTGAGGGTCAGAATGCGGTGCCAGTTATGCGTCAGAAATTCAATCATGAGACTCCTCAATCAGTATTCATTGGGGCAACGACGGACTTGCGTCGTCACTGCACCAGCCCTTCCTGCTTGAGGAAGTCGCTCGCCACGCGCGACACCGCACGATGATCGATGTCGACCTGTGCGTTCATGTCGCGCATGTTGTCGTCGTTGATCTTCGCGGACAGCGCGTTGAGTTCGTCGGCGAGCCTGGGATTGGCATCGAGCACTTCCTTTCGCACCACCGGGGTGGCCGCGTATGCCGGGAAGAAGCCCTTGTCGTCGGTCAGCACCTTGAGATCGAAACCCTTGTTGCGGCCATCGCTCGTGTAGACGAGCCCCGCATCGATCTGCTCGTTTCTGAGCGCCGTGTAGACCAGGCCCGGATCCATTTGCTTGATGTTGCTGCGCTCGAGATGGAAGTCGTAGAGTTGCTCCATCGGACCGAGACCGTCGGAGCGGCCGACAAACTCCATATCGAAGGCGAACTGCATTTTCGGATTCGCGTGGAATTTCTCTACAAGCTGAGAGACCGTCTCGATACCTTCCTCTCGCGCGATCTTGCCCGGCATGGCGAACGCATAGGTGTTGTTCAGCGCCGCCGGATTCAGCCAGACGAGGCCGAGGTTGGCGTCGAGCGCCTTCACGCGTTCGTAGGTCTGTTCGGGGTCGAGCTTTTCGGTGACCTTGTTGTAGACGATGAGCGACGTGCCCGTGTACTCCCAGACCACGTCGAGCTGATTGCTCTGCATGCCCTGACGCATCACCACGCTGCCCAGCCCGTTCTTGAGCTCGACGTCGTAGCCCTTGCTGCGCAGGTATTGCGCCGTCATCTCGGAGAGAATCAGTTGCTCGGTGAAGTTCTTGCCGCCGATGGTGAGCGTGGCGGCCTGTGCGGTGACGCTCGCTGCCGCCATGCCCAGCGCCAGAATGGCGGCGCCGATCAGGCGCATCCAGCGCGGCATCATGTGTGAAAACGAAATTTGCATAGGTGTGGGTCTCCTGAAGTCTCAGCGCGCCGGCGCGCCGTGACGCGCGAACCAGAGCCCGCTGGCAAAGGCGACGATGCCGTCGAGCACGAGGGCAAGCAGTGCAGTGCCGGCAGCGCCGAGCAACAGCTTGGTCGGGTCGTTGAGGTAGATGCCCGGGAAAATCAGTTGTCCCAGACTGTCCGCGCCGATCAGGAATGCCAGCGGCGCGGTGCCGACATTGATCGCGAGCGCGGTGCGAATGCCGCCGACGATGACCGGCATGGCGTTGGGCAGATCGACGCGGAACAACACTTGTGCAGGCGTCATGCCCATGCCGCGCGCCGACTCTCGCAGAGCAGGCGGCACCTGACGCAGTCCTTCGTACGCGTTACGCACGATAGGCAGCAGCGACGCGAGCCACAGCGCCAGAATGGCCGGACGGTCGCCAATACCGAGCACCGCCATCGACAATGCCAGCACGGCAAGCGAGGGCAACGTATTGCCGATGTTGAAAACCTGCACCGCGCGCTCGGCGTGTTTCTCGAACATCGGCCGCGAGATCAGCACGCCTGCAGGCACGCCGACCACGATGGCCAATGTCATCGATATCGCCACGAGCTTGAGATGCTGCTGGGTGTAATACACCAGGTCGCCCCGGTATTTGACGAGCGAATCGACGCCCAGCCAATACACCAGACCGGTGACTGCGGCGGCAACACCGAGCAGTCCGAAGCCGGCCAGATAGAGAATGCGATACTGCTTCGCCACGTTCATGCTCCCTTTGAATGGGTTGGCAGCGCTGCGCGCGAGGCAATAGCAATCGCCCCGCGTGACAACGCGGTCAATCAAGCATGACAACTGTTAGCTGCCTTGCGAATTGTGATGTGTTCGATTCCGAAGGTCTGTGAAAGACAACGGTGACGAACCAGGCGTCGCGGAATGCGACTTGAGAGACGAGCTTTCGACGCCGTGGGCGCCTGGGCCTCTCGGTGCACGCTTATTGAAAGCGCGCGAAAGTTTTACTGCTGAAACTCATTGCGTGGTGGTAAGGACGCCGGCGCAACGAGGAACACCGGCAACGCTTTTGATTCTATGGGCCAACCGCAGCGATTGGCTTTTTTTATTCTAGTACAGATAGTGCGTCGATGCCAACCCGTAGCACGTTTTTCGTGGGGAATACGGCACTTTTACACGTAATTACATGCGATATTTTTCATTTGCATAGGATTACTGATTAATTGTACGCACGGAAACGCCGCGTCAGTACTGGCATCGCGGGGAGGAAAAAAGATGTATACGCAGCGCTTCTTTTTTCCGTCCCGAAATCCGCTATTTGCGTGTTTCGCACAGCGGACCAGCGTACCGACGTACCGCGGGAATTGTTTTTCGATCCAGAGCGCGAGGCGCAGCGGCACGTCCGAAGCGTCGGAAAAAGTGCTCGAAATCCGCATGGCAACGTGTTGCGAACCCGAATTTGAAGGGGGTATACGGAAACGGGTGCGAACCCGGAAAAACTCGTGTATTCTCCGAGGTTTATCTTAGTTATCAATCATTTAGCGCAAAATCGGGGAAACGCGAGCGTCACGTCGGGCTATGACCTTGGCGGCGATTCGCGGGCGCGGCGATTGAACGGTAAGAAAGCGATCGTGCGCGGGCACGAGGTCGTTGAATGGCGAATAACAACTATGAAAAGTACCATCAGCCGTACCGAACAGGGCAATCGCGTTGCCGCGACCACCATTCTGGTTGCGTGCGCCGCGCTCACACTCGCAGGGTTTCTTGCGCGCGCGCTCGAAGGCGAGGTGAATCCGTTGCTCACCTTCTTTCTCGTCTCGGCCGGCGGCATTCTGAACTTGTCGACCGCGTGCCTGCTCGGCGTTCAGTATCTCTACAACGGCAAGCGTTACTTCGCCCAGTTCGGCTGCGCCTTCTTGTTGCGTGGACTTTTCATGTTCACCGAGGGCGTGTTGCTCGCAAACCAGCTCGCCGGCATCTCGGCGCACGTGACTCGCGCGCCGTTCTGGCTCTGGCTGGTCGCTGAAGCAAGCTTCGCTGCCTACGTCATGCTCAGCGTGCGCAGTTACTCGCGAACGCGCATGGACCCGCATACGCGCCCCGGATACTCGGAAGCGGCACGTTACGGCGCGACCGTGCTTGTCATCTGGGTGACGGTCTCACTGTCGCTTGTCGGGGCGGGACGCACGCTCGTCACGCCGCACCTGGCCGGTGGCATCGACGTCGAAACGCTCGCGTTGGGCGCGCTCTTCGTCGCGTATGTCGCGCTGTGGTGGCGTATTGCCGCCGTCACGCGCCTGTCGCACAAGCTGTTTCTTCTGGTGTGGGTCGTCGTCACGATTTCGCTGTGTCAGTTGCTGCTTTCGCTGACCGCACCGAGCGAGGCGTCTTATCAATGGTATGCCGCACGCCTGCTCGCGCTCGCTTCGCCGGGAGTTGCGACGCTCGCGCTCGTGTGGGAAATCACGCGTCAATACCAGTCGCTCGCGCTCACGAATACCGATCTCGTAGAGAAGGTATTCATCGATCCCCTCACGCATATCTACAACCGGCGCTATTTCGACAACCGCATTCGCCTCGTCGCCGAGCGGGTGCAGCAACGCGCCATTCCGCTATCCGTCCTGCTCATCGACATCGACTTCTTCAAGCAGGTGAACGACCGCTACGGACATCCATTCGGCGACGCCGTGCTGCAACGCATCGCCACGACGATCCAGCACTGCATTCGTCTGCCGAGCGATTTTGCGGTGCGTCTGGGTGGGGAGGAGTTCGCGGTGGTGCTGCCGGAGATCGATCAGCACGCGGCGCTTCGCGTCGCCGACCGTATCCGCGAGTCGGTCAAGCGCGCCAGTTCGGATCTGCTGCCGCAAGCCGCGCGCGACGAAGGCGAAGCGATTACGATCAGCGTGGGGATTGCGTCATGGCAGCCGGGGGAGCCGCTCGTGATCAGCGCCATGCTCGATCGCGCGGACAAGGCGCTCTACCAGGCCAAACACAAGGGGCGGGATCAGAGCGTGCTGGGACAGATGGCCGCCTGAGCTCGCGCTAGCGGGATGGCGGCCCCTTGAGTTCGACGGTGTTGCCGTCGGGATCGTCGAGATAGCACGACGGCCCTTCCCCATGGGCGCCATAGCGCTGCACTGCCTCCCCCAACGTCACCCCGTGCGAGGCCAGCGCGTGGCGTATCGCCTCATCGTCGAATGGCTCGACACGCAGGCAAAAATGGTCGAGGTTATGCCCCTCGGGCCCCGGAGCGGCGCCGCCCTGGCGGCCAATCGTCCCGGATACGTCCACCAGATCGATGAGCGAATCGCCGGCGCGCAACTGCACCAGTCCAAGCTCGGGCTGCACCTTTTCCAGCGTGCAGCCCAGCACGTCGACATAGAAGTGCTGAAGGCGCGCGACGTCGGCCGTTCGTAGAACCACGTGATCGAGCGCGACGAACGGAATCTTCATCCAGGCCCTCACTTGCACTCACGCACTCAGCGCGTAGCGCCGCCGCTTCTCGACCTTGGTCTCGTGCGTCATTTCGCTACGACCGTCTTCGAACACGGTCTCCAGCCGCACCGTGAAGCCCCACAGACGCGCCACGTGCTTGAGCACCTCCTCGAAGCTGTCGTCAAGCGGCTTGCGCTCGCTTTGCACGTGACGCAGCGTGAGCGAGCGGTCGCCATGCAAGTCGACGTGAGCGACCTGAATGTTCGGTTCAAGCTGGCTCAGGTTGTACTGCTGCGCGAGCATCTCGCGGATCTCCCGATAACCCGCATCGTTATGGATGGCGGTCACGCGCAACCGGCTGTCGCGATCGTCGTCGAGCACGGAGAACAGCTTCAGATCGCGAATGACCTTGGGCGAGAGAAATTGCTGGATGAAGCTCTCGTCCTTGAAGTTGCGCATGGCGAAGTCGAGCGTCTTCAACCAGTCCGAGCCGGCAATATCGGGCGCCCACTGGCGGTCCTCGTCGGTGGGTTCCTCGCACATGCGGCGAATGTCCTGGAACATGGCGAAGCCGAGGGCATAGGGGTTCAGACCGCTGTAATACGGGCTGTCGAACGACGGCTGATACACCACGTTGGTGTGCGCGTGCAGGAACTCCATCATGAACGCGTCGTTGACCAGCTTCTCCTTGTAGAGCTGCTGGAGAATCGTGTAGTGCCAGAACGTGGCCCAACCTTCGTTCATCACTTTCGTCTGGCGCTGCGGATAGAAGTACTGCGCGAGCTTGCGCACGATGCGCACGATTTCGCGCTGCCACGGCGCGAGCTTCGGCGCATTCTTCTCGAAGAAATACAGCAGGTTTTCCTGCGGCTCGCCCGGGAACGGCGGTTCGTCCGAGTCGGTGGGATCGAGGCCGTCGTCCTCGTCGTCGTCATGCAGGGCGTGGTTCGGCAGCGTGCGCCACAGATCGTTGATCTGCATTTGCAGATAGTTCTCGCGCTCCTTTTGCCGCGCCTGTTCCTGCGCGAGCGACAAACGCTTGGGTCGCTTGTACCGGTCCACGCCGTAGTTCATGAGCGCGTGGCAGGAATCGAGCAACAGTTCCACGGACTGTTCGCCGTAGCGTTGCTCGCACTCGGTGATGTAGTTTCGCGCGAACAGCAGATAGTCGACGATGGCGTCGGCACTGGTCCACGTGCGAAAGAGGTAATTCCCCTTGAAGAACGAGTTGTGACCGTAGCTGGCATGCGCGATGGTGAGCGCCTGCATGGTCATGCTGTTCTCTTCCATCAGATACGCGATGCAGGGGTTCGAGTTGATGACGATCTCGTACGCCAGCCCCATCTGTCCGCGCTTGTAGCCACGCTCGGACGACAGAAAATGCTTGCCGTAAGACCAGTGGTGGTAGCCGATGGGCAGGCCGACGGTTGCGTAAGCGTCGAGCATCTGCTCGGCGGTAATGATCTCGATCTGATTCGGGTACGTGTCGAGCTTGAAGTCCGACGCGATGCGCGCGATCTCGTGCTCGTATCGCTGGATCAGCTCGAACGTCCATTCCGATCCGGTGGAGATATACGCCATGATGCGTCCTCGTTGTAGTACCGGCGGGACGGTTTTCAGGCCGCCTTCTTCTTGAACAGGTCGTGCAGCACCGGGTAGATTTCCGCCGCTTCCATGATGCGTTGCATCGCGAAATTCGGATGTTGCTGCTTGACCGACAGATACTCGTTCCACAGATTCTGCGGCTCGGCGCTCGCCAC harbors:
- a CDS encoding SpoVR family protein yields the protein MAYISTGSEWTFELIQRYEHEIARIASDFKLDTYPNQIEIITAEQMLDAYATVGLPIGYHHWSYGKHFLSSERGYKRGQMGLAYEIVINSNPCIAYLMEENSMTMQALTIAHASYGHNSFFKGNYLFRTWTSADAIVDYLLFARNYITECEQRYGEQSVELLLDSCHALMNYGVDRYKRPKRLSLAQEQARQKERENYLQMQINDLWRTLPNHALHDDDEDDGLDPTDSDEPPFPGEPQENLLYFFEKNAPKLAPWQREIVRIVRKLAQYFYPQRQTKVMNEGWATFWHYTILQQLYKEKLVNDAFMMEFLHAHTNVVYQPSFDSPYYSGLNPYALGFAMFQDIRRMCEEPTDEDRQWAPDIAGSDWLKTLDFAMRNFKDESFIQQFLSPKVIRDLKLFSVLDDDRDSRLRVTAIHNDAGYREIREMLAQQYNLSQLEPNIQVAHVDLHGDRSLTLRHVQSERKPLDDSFEEVLKHVARLWGFTVRLETVFEDGRSEMTHETKVEKRRRYALSA
- a CDS encoding VOC family protein — protein: MKIPFVALDHVVLRTADVARLQHFYVDVLGCTLEKVQPELGLVQLRAGDSLIDLVDVSGTIGRQGGAAPGPEGHNLDHFCLRVEPFDDEAIRHALASHGVTLGEAVQRYGAHGEGPSCYLDDPDGNTVELKGPPSR
- a CDS encoding type II toxin-antitoxin system PemK/MazF family toxin → MAVVRRGEVWVASFDPAVGSEIKKTRPCVIVSPSAMHKGLQTVIVVPLTSSMASRYSVPTMFAGRPGAMQLSHLKSLDRRRLVRRSGALDRGVMRDAMAQLRDVFTEAADEAGE
- a CDS encoding sensor domain-containing diguanylate cyclase translates to MKSTISRTEQGNRVAATTILVACAALTLAGFLARALEGEVNPLLTFFLVSAGGILNLSTACLLGVQYLYNGKRYFAQFGCAFLLRGLFMFTEGVLLANQLAGISAHVTRAPFWLWLVAEASFAAYVMLSVRSYSRTRMDPHTRPGYSEAARYGATVLVIWVTVSLSLVGAGRTLVTPHLAGGIDVETLALGALFVAYVALWWRIAAVTRLSHKLFLLVWVVVTISLCQLLLSLTAPSEASYQWYAARLLALASPGVATLALVWEITRQYQSLALTNTDLVEKVFIDPLTHIYNRRYFDNRIRLVAERVQQRAIPLSVLLIDIDFFKQVNDRYGHPFGDAVLQRIATTIQHCIRLPSDFAVRLGGEEFAVVLPEIDQHAALRVADRIRESVKRASSDLLPQAARDEGEAITISVGIASWQPGEPLVISAMLDRADKALYQAKHKGRDQSVLGQMAA
- a CDS encoding ABC transporter permease, which encodes MNVAKQYRILYLAGFGLLGVAAAVTGLVYWLGVDSLVKYRGDLVYYTQQHLKLVAISMTLAIVVGVPAGVLISRPMFEKHAERAVQVFNIGNTLPSLAVLALSMAVLGIGDRPAILALWLASLLPIVRNAYEGLRQVPPALRESARGMGMTPAQVLFRVDLPNAMPVIVGGIRTALAINVGTAPLAFLIGADSLGQLIFPGIYLNDPTKLLLGAAGTALLALVLDGIVAFASGLWFARHGAPAR
- a CDS encoding ABC transporter permease: MIEFLTHNWHRILTLTGQHAWLVAASVGAAIVVGVPLGVLVTRFRWLSGAVLGLATVVLTIPSIALFGLMIPALSVYGMGIGPAPAVAAVFLYSLLPIMRNTSLALRQIDPSIREAGIGIGMTFWQRLRLVELPLAVPVVLGGVRTAVVMNIGVMAIGAIVGAGGLGVLITQGISQSDTRQLVVGAVMVSLLAIVADTLLHRLQRVLTPKGIRTV
- a CDS encoding mechanosensitive ion channel family protein, which codes for MTWEAVMTWFGHAPWARMAVSLATLVVAAVVVQAAAQLVIVRVVRIVVQRTANRWDDALLAHRVFQRAARVLPYLVVQFGIDLVPDLPAKAALVVGNVALATTLLYATLAIAGILDAAQTVYAMSEHARTRSIKGYVQLGKIALYVVAAIAIVATIIDRSPWLLLSGLGAMSAVLLLVFKDTIMSFVASVQLTSNDMLRVGDWIEMPQVGADGDVVDIALHTVKVQNWDKTITTIPTWRLISESFRNWRGMQQSGGRRIKRTLCIDAGSVGFLDEAEIARLSKLHLLGEYLSEKQRSLADANAALGIAAGVPANTRRLTNIGTFRAYALAYLTAHPNIHDGMTCMVRSLQPSATGIPVELYCFTNTIVWAEYERVQGDVFDHLLAILPEFGLRMYQTPAGADLMRWHGQLAA
- a CDS encoding betaine/proline/choline family ABC transporter ATP-binding protein (Members of the family are the ATP-binding subunit of ABC transporters for substrates such as betaine, L-proline or other amino acids, choline, carnitine, etc. The substrate specificity is best determined from the substrate-binding subunit, rather than this subunit, as it interacts with the permease subunit and not with substrate directly.) yields the protein MIKLENLTKSFVQKDGTRVTAVNSVSLEVPPGEICVFLGPSGCGKTTTLKMINRLIKPTSGHILLNGQDTGNINEIELRRHIGYVIQQIGLFPNMTIEENITVVPRLLGWDKKRCRERATELMGMVALDPKRYLSRYPRELSGGQQQRIGVIRALAADPPVLLMDEPFGAVDPINRESIQNEFLQMQRQLGKTVIMVSHDIDEAIKLADRIAIFRQGSLVQYAQPDALLARPVDEFVASFVGHDRILKRLLLVRAEDAATPQPTVKPQTTLAEAYGLMDELDTRSLVVVDENARALGYIARRDTRHAHGTCGERVRDFKASAVAGDNLRVLLSRMYEHNLASLPVLGDDNQYLGEVTQDSIADYLSSGKSRGNGGGTIIAPSLPGAPSVVASVPFGASL
- a CDS encoding glycine betaine ABC transporter substrate-binding protein, which translates into the protein MQISFSHMMPRWMRLIGAAILALGMAAASVTAQAATLTIGGKNFTEQLILSEMTAQYLRSKGYDVELKNGLGSVVMRQGMQSNQLDVVWEYTGTSLIVYNKVTEKLDPEQTYERVKALDANLGLVWLNPAALNNTYAFAMPGKIAREEGIETVSQLVEKFHANPKMQFAFDMEFVGRSDGLGPMEQLYDFHLERSNIKQMDPGLVYTALRNEQIDAGLVYTSDGRNKGFDLKVLTDDKGFFPAYAATPVVRKEVLDANPRLADELNALSAKINDDNMRDMNAQVDIDHRAVSRVASDFLKQEGLVQ